The Spirosoma foliorum genome has a window encoding:
- a CDS encoding fibronectin type III domain-containing protein, with the protein MTRLFRILFLFVWLSGLFHTLRAQNYPVQATPIVMPPYSLNWTDYTTNERMLRVYLLLKDLTKPQVQVALHLHLQGVGIDIHTRDGFLPSHPLTLLPGQPVTLTGPELAEYFQPQNLDIQGLDPAFLYQGGQLPEGLYSFSIEAYEYDRGRQVSNTGTALFSVFLAYPPLLTLPKANAQLTASQPQQQLFQWMPRNTASLNGVGQTLYRFRLFELWDDQDPNVTVGSLQPLYEFTTPQTALYYGPAEPPLVPGRRYAWQVQAQDLRGRDGFINQGYSEVASFTYGSPWNATDNLTISPVAADQLRIGWPNQPSATGYRLRWAVVDPNNGALQWQQQEVVGNGLLLTDLKPGQAYQFQVQTLYGADQPSLDSPLQAYSLPGEYTPDWLRSASLATAGSTTGADESLSMDTPITVPLGGTSTSLPKLDENATTDQLREAINAKEPQCNQIYNDFVCGRHPQLTVPPDIPIRSELKAGDAIGVGDVRLILTSVSPLGNSYFQGAGLIKLPFMNNVKVGVSFDRIKVSEGGCVVDGQVKVSGVDVALLDADLRAKVQATYNSLAAGIDAATALIKTPTELMGETRQRAAELLADLKGQAPTAAQQQKLAELAKVAEAGRAAFQRRLDRYVQEAGSTASPAVLAALADWQADLTAVQTALGVAKQASTTGSTAGLTDALTVLKSQTIEQTYLSVQKLVEGPSGSDLANVDLSKGVVVFGPGPGVDGGTFDSWNSAQAAWASRYQSLGSGYRVGWQELPTQTIRQVSAHLEQAAGITADKISFYGAGKTPLKATLSGNSWTIDLPAGSEGEEGIYAYYNDGVQTPTTVGKLQVVRYENQQEKVKIVMVGRAALADGERAQLETDLNRIYGASQTRWEVTVDSYLATDWDSDKNGLNAGDNATLSQYTAEMNALKRGYFQQNNQQRDTYYVFVVAGFSPATVQGYMPRGRGVGFISSGGNLAHTLAHELGHGAFGLEHTFDEVPQGSIDNLMDYGSGSRLTHWQWQQIQHPGIIISWFEDADDAALLADVAPRTANTDCQALADLSAYQTIQQILSVVNLDYGALTLKRDQTRLVDKTTYFYTNWYEEATGQAQLAYYGDIYGDGSAYWLIRPKAESPAVHRLWVRKFLNTWGTHYQYELYYYDPSIKTGTPYCRSSLDGLPFGQSSGGGLS; encoded by the coding sequence ATGACTCGTCTTTTCCGTATTCTGTTTCTGTTTGTTTGGCTCAGTGGGTTGTTTCACACCCTGCGCGCTCAGAATTATCCCGTTCAGGCCACGCCCATCGTCATGCCACCCTATTCGCTGAACTGGACGGACTATACCACCAACGAGCGGATGCTGCGGGTCTATCTGCTACTCAAAGACCTCACCAAACCCCAGGTCCAGGTGGCCCTCCATCTCCACCTACAGGGCGTGGGCATTGATATTCATACCCGCGATGGGTTCCTCCCTTCCCATCCCCTCACCCTGCTCCCCGGACAACCCGTTACCCTGACCGGGCCCGAACTGGCCGAGTATTTTCAGCCCCAGAATCTGGATATCCAGGGACTTGATCCGGCCTTCCTCTATCAGGGCGGCCAACTCCCCGAAGGACTCTATTCCTTCAGTATCGAAGCCTATGAATACGACCGGGGACGACAGGTTTCCAATACCGGAACCGCCCTGTTTTCGGTGTTCCTGGCTTACCCGCCCCTGCTAACGCTGCCCAAAGCAAACGCCCAACTCACCGCCAGCCAGCCCCAGCAACAGTTGTTTCAGTGGATGCCCCGCAACACGGCCTCCCTCAATGGCGTGGGCCAAACCCTCTACCGATTCCGGCTCTTTGAGCTCTGGGACGATCAAGACCCCAATGTGACGGTGGGGAGTCTACAGCCCCTCTATGAGTTCACCACCCCGCAAACGGCCCTCTATTATGGCCCCGCCGAACCGCCCCTGGTGCCCGGTCGGCGCTATGCCTGGCAGGTGCAGGCCCAGGATTTGCGGGGCCGCGATGGGTTTATCAATCAGGGCTATAGTGAGGTGGCTTCCTTCACCTACGGCAGCCCCTGGAACGCTACCGACAACCTGACCATCAGCCCGGTCGCGGCTGATCAGCTGCGCATTGGCTGGCCTAACCAGCCCTCTGCCACGGGCTATCGACTGCGCTGGGCGGTGGTTGATCCGAACAACGGAGCGCTTCAATGGCAGCAACAGGAGGTCGTTGGCAATGGCCTCTTACTGACCGACCTTAAACCCGGTCAGGCCTACCAGTTTCAGGTACAGACGCTCTATGGGGCCGATCAACCCTCGCTCGACTCGCCCCTTCAGGCCTACAGCTTACCCGGCGAGTATACCCCCGATTGGCTGCGTTCGGCTTCGCTGGCCACCGCAGGCAGCACTACTGGAGCCGATGAGAGTCTCTCTATGGATACGCCCATCACCGTGCCCTTGGGCGGAACCTCCACCAGTCTGCCCAAACTCGATGAGAACGCCACCACCGATCAGCTCCGGGAGGCTATCAATGCCAAAGAGCCCCAGTGTAACCAGATTTACAACGACTTCGTATGTGGACGACACCCTCAGCTCACGGTTCCGCCCGATATTCCGATTCGCTCCGAGCTGAAAGCAGGCGATGCGATTGGGGTGGGCGATGTTCGACTGATTCTGACCTCGGTATCGCCCTTGGGCAACAGCTATTTTCAGGGGGCTGGGCTCATCAAACTGCCTTTCATGAACAATGTGAAGGTGGGCGTCAGTTTCGATCGGATCAAGGTCAGCGAAGGCGGCTGTGTGGTGGATGGGCAGGTCAAAGTGAGTGGGGTGGATGTGGCCCTGCTGGATGCTGACCTGCGGGCTAAAGTACAGGCGACCTACAACAGTCTGGCTGCGGGCATCGATGCGGCCACGGCCCTGATCAAAACACCCACCGAGTTGATGGGCGAAACCCGCCAGCGAGCCGCCGAGTTGCTGGCCGACCTGAAGGGCCAGGCTCCTACGGCGGCCCAGCAGCAGAAGCTGGCCGAACTGGCCAAAGTAGCCGAAGCGGGTCGGGCCGCCTTCCAGCGTCGGCTGGATCGGTACGTTCAGGAAGCGGGGTCTACGGCCTCTCCGGCGGTGCTGGCGGCTCTGGCCGACTGGCAGGCGGATCTGACGGCGGTACAGACCGCCCTGGGGGTAGCCAAACAGGCCAGCACCACTGGGTCCACGGCTGGCCTCACGGATGCGTTGACGGTGTTGAAGAGTCAGACCATCGAGCAGACCTATCTATCGGTGCAGAAGCTGGTGGAAGGACCGTCGGGCTCGGATCTGGCCAATGTGGATTTGAGCAAAGGGGTGGTGGTGTTCGGTCCCGGTCCAGGCGTGGATGGGGGGACATTCGATAGCTGGAATTCGGCCCAGGCGGCCTGGGCGTCTCGCTACCAGAGTCTGGGGAGTGGTTACCGGGTAGGCTGGCAGGAATTGCCCACCCAGACGATTCGTCAGGTGAGTGCCCATCTGGAGCAGGCGGCTGGCATCACGGCGGATAAGATCAGTTTTTATGGGGCTGGCAAAACCCCGCTGAAAGCGACGCTGAGTGGCAACTCGTGGACGATTGATCTGCCAGCCGGCAGTGAAGGGGAAGAAGGCATTTATGCCTACTACAACGATGGGGTGCAGACACCCACCACCGTGGGCAAACTGCAAGTGGTGCGCTACGAGAATCAGCAGGAGAAAGTGAAAATAGTCATGGTTGGGCGAGCAGCCCTGGCCGATGGCGAGCGGGCCCAACTGGAAACGGATTTGAACCGGATTTACGGGGCATCGCAAACCCGTTGGGAGGTGACGGTGGACAGTTATCTGGCTACTGATTGGGACAGTGATAAAAACGGGTTGAATGCAGGAGACAATGCCACCCTGAGCCAGTACACAGCTGAGATGAACGCCTTGAAACGAGGCTATTTCCAACAGAACAATCAGCAGAGAGATACCTATTATGTATTTGTGGTAGCGGGTTTCTCGCCCGCTACCGTGCAGGGCTACATGCCCCGTGGGCGGGGAGTGGGTTTCATTAGCTCGGGCGGGAATCTGGCTCACACCTTGGCTCACGAGTTGGGGCATGGTGCTTTTGGGCTGGAACACACTTTCGATGAGGTGCCACAAGGCAGCATCGATAATTTGATGGATTATGGGTCAGGGAGTCGGCTGACTCATTGGCAGTGGCAACAGATTCAACATCCGGGCATCATCATCTCCTGGTTCGAGGATGCCGATGATGCCGCCCTACTGGCCGATGTGGCACCCAGAACTGCCAATACAGACTGTCAGGCACTAGCCGACCTATCCGCCTACCAAACCATACAACAGATTTTGTCGGTGGTTAATCTGGACTATGGAGCACTCACCCTTAAACGAGACCAGACCCGACTAGTCGATAAGACGACTTACTTCTACACCAACTGGTATGAAGAAGCCACCGGCCAAGCCCAACTGGCCTACTATGGGGATATTTATGGCGATGGCTCGGCTTACTGGTTGATCAGACCCAAGGCAGAGAGCCCAGCCGTGCATCGGCTATGGGTGCGCAAATTCTTGAATACGTGGGGCACTCATTATCAGTATGAGCTCTACTATTATGATCCTTCGATTAAAACGGGTACACCCTACTGTCGGTCATCTTTGGATGGTCTGCCCTTTGGTCAGAGTTCCGGGGGGGGCCTTAGCTGA
- the nfi gene encoding deoxyribonuclease V (cleaves DNA at apurinic or apyrimidinic sites), with translation MKPIRVQGEEITYIRGVLDDIATYKSEIFEGITFNIKENGEIWEYEYQEGHANGKVAHYTKNGKVIYIGTQRLGADNGYRLIYQKAYGYWFSVYDMGELVEFIAVDKEGKRKEYSNIKKDNWGTYCTYDDWLTMRESEDTKPYYEGDWDIIPYYNLQNELRTKVIQTDQLPSSVRYVAGADVAYNELERRVVAGIVVMDAQTLEVVDQALHEDDVNFPYIPGLFSFREVPPLVEAYKKLSIKPDLIVCDGHGIAHPKGVGMACHLGIELNVPTIGCAKSRLVGFFEPVDLQRGSFSPLIWDSQAVGIALRTQDAINPVFVSVGHKVSLETAREWVLRLTPQYRLPETTRAVDQLVNRVMKERTELNLYFPDEK, from the coding sequence ATGAAACCAATTCGTGTTCAAGGAGAAGAAATCACTTATATACGTGGCGTTCTTGATGATATTGCCACATACAAAAGTGAAATATTTGAAGGGATTACTTTTAATATTAAGGAGAATGGTGAAATTTGGGAATATGAATATCAAGAAGGCCACGCTAATGGCAAAGTCGCCCATTATACTAAGAATGGTAAAGTAATCTATATTGGTACTCAGCGTTTAGGAGCAGATAATGGATATCGATTAATTTATCAAAAGGCATACGGGTATTGGTTTTCTGTATACGACATGGGAGAACTAGTTGAGTTTATTGCGGTTGACAAAGAAGGTAAACGAAAAGAATATTCAAACATTAAAAAAGATAATTGGGGTACTTATTGCACCTATGATGACTGGCTAACTATGCGAGAATCTGAAGATACAAAGCCTTACTATGAAGGAGATTGGGACATTATCCCTTATTACAACCTGCAAAATGAACTCCGAACGAAAGTGATTCAAACCGATCAGCTTCCTTCTTCGGTTCGTTATGTGGCCGGGGCTGATGTGGCCTACAATGAACTTGAACGGCGAGTGGTAGCAGGGATAGTCGTGATGGATGCGCAAACTTTGGAAGTGGTAGATCAAGCATTGCATGAAGACGACGTCAACTTTCCTTATATTCCTGGTCTATTTTCCTTTCGGGAAGTGCCTCCATTAGTGGAAGCCTATAAAAAACTCTCCATTAAACCAGACTTGATTGTTTGTGATGGTCATGGAATAGCCCACCCAAAAGGCGTGGGAATGGCTTGCCATTTAGGAATCGAATTAAATGTTCCCACGATTGGCTGCGCCAAAAGTCGGTTAGTAGGATTCTTTGAGCCTGTTGACCTTCAACGCGGTTCGTTTTCGCCCTTGATCTGGGATAGCCAGGCTGTAGGTATTGCCTTGCGGACGCAGGACGCTATCAATCCAGTATTTGTTTCGGTAGGCCACAAAGTGAGTCTTGAAACGGCCAGAGAATGGGTGCTTCGATTAACTCCTCAGTATCGCTTGCCCGAAACAACCCGTGCTGTTGATCAACTGGTGAATCGGGTAATGAAAGAGCGAACGGAGTTGAACCTATATTTTCCAGATGAAAAATAA
- a CDS encoding PKD domain-containing protein: MNRTSTLALTLFWIGGLWLGIFSCAKKADPVPIPTAGFSYSSTGNGSFSFTDEAKNADTYTWDFGDASSPSIDRNPVHMFAKNGTYRVTQTVKNESGSNAISKDVFVSSFASPVAQFSVVQGVDGGITFTNTSLNADTYLWDFGDGTTSTDKVPSSKTYTKNGPVTISLTATGKGGTNKTTLNVDINTIKPIADFMWSETGGTVTFTNTSKNANTYTWDFGDGKTSSEVTPKYAYAKNGKYTVVLTATNQTNSVKTSKEISVAGLASLAFDGCAVLGVKTQVAVIAVTYDTQGRPLTIKDGLAQEFSITYKSMTQIDKITLKTSPFDVIHEYTYTNGAVTGIVKKSSSSGTILGNYAISYTNGEMTKINYTPTQTNQSYTVNMSYGANRNVSKVTIVSLGKETVQRQYTAFDDKVNVYARGDIFRDLFPVVNTYYEFLCTNNPTAGKYPYSGDELKDFTIQYKEYNAKNQPTISVLSDGPSSSVTNTMTYDCSK, from the coding sequence ATGAATCGTACTTCTACATTAGCTCTTACTCTGTTTTGGATAGGTGGATTATGGCTAGGTATATTCTCTTGTGCCAAAAAGGCAGATCCAGTGCCGATACCCACGGCAGGGTTTAGCTACTCCTCTACCGGTAACGGCTCTTTCAGTTTCACTGACGAAGCTAAAAACGCTGACACTTACACTTGGGATTTCGGTGATGCTTCCAGTCCTTCCATTGACCGTAATCCAGTTCATATGTTTGCTAAGAATGGTACTTACCGTGTAACCCAGACGGTAAAAAACGAAAGTGGTAGCAACGCCATAAGTAAAGATGTGTTTGTGTCCAGCTTCGCTAGTCCCGTGGCGCAATTTTCGGTAGTACAGGGAGTCGATGGGGGAATTACGTTCACTAATACAAGCCTCAATGCTGATACCTACCTTTGGGACTTTGGCGACGGAACCACTTCTACCGACAAGGTTCCATCCTCCAAAACATACACTAAAAATGGGCCTGTAACTATTTCGCTCACTGCTACAGGCAAGGGCGGTACCAACAAAACGACATTGAATGTCGATATCAACACCATTAAACCCATAGCTGACTTTATGTGGAGCGAGACAGGCGGTACAGTAACGTTTACGAATACCTCGAAAAATGCGAATACCTATACCTGGGATTTTGGCGATGGAAAAACGTCTTCTGAAGTAACCCCAAAATATGCCTACGCAAAAAATGGGAAATACACAGTTGTACTGACAGCTACCAATCAGACTAACTCTGTCAAAACTAGTAAAGAAATTAGTGTAGCAGGTCTTGCCAGTCTGGCTTTCGATGGTTGTGCTGTGTTGGGAGTCAAAACACAGGTAGCAGTAATAGCTGTTACCTACGATACCCAAGGTCGCCCATTAACCATAAAGGATGGTTTAGCACAGGAATTTAGTATCACGTATAAATCAATGACTCAAATTGATAAAATAACGTTGAAGACCTCTCCTTTCGATGTTATTCATGAATATACTTACACTAATGGCGCAGTGACGGGCATTGTTAAAAAGAGCAGCTCATCAGGGACAATTTTGGGCAATTATGCTATCTCCTACACGAATGGGGAGATGACAAAAATTAATTATACTCCTACCCAAACCAATCAGAGCTACACTGTGAATATGTCTTATGGAGCTAATCGTAACGTTTCGAAAGTTACTATTGTAAGTTTGGGTAAAGAGACAGTTCAAAGGCAATACACTGCTTTTGACGACAAGGTAAATGTGTATGCCCGAGGAGATATCTTCCGTGATCTTTTCCCTGTAGTCAACACATACTATGAGTTTCTTTGTACCAATAATCCAACAGCTGGAAAATACCCCTACTCGGGCGATGAGCTGAAAGATTTTACCATTCAGTATAAGGAATACAATGCAAAAAACCAGCCTACCATTTCTGTCTTGTCAGATGGCCCATCCAGTAGCGTTACCAACACCATGACTTACGATTGCTCTAAGTAG